In a single window of the Leptospira sanjuanensis genome:
- the fliH gene encoding flagellar assembly protein FliH gives MAKLVFKPIQIADIKDQVELAIPDKYKKFHRDEDAEEFEVDQEGNIIEQYQGPSIEEIEAELSRYREENEEQVRKLLEDARRKAEEIEEEGRKRAFQMIQDSKEKVKLEEDTGKAKAEQILDRAKMEVERMIKEAEMKVAEIEHEAYLKGYDAGREVGFKKGQGEVRRLIDRLGTIVGKAIDIREEIIQASEKQMVEMILIIARKVIKDEIIERKEIVLNNIREALKRIKDRDRVDIRVNFADLELTTAHKDELIKLMESLRKVNIYEDSRVDRGGVIIETDVGAIDARISTQLKEIEEAIRNAEPI, from the coding sequence ATGGCTAAACTCGTCTTTAAACCCATACAAATCGCAGACATCAAAGATCAGGTCGAATTAGCGATTCCCGATAAATACAAAAAATTCCACAGGGACGAAGACGCCGAAGAGTTCGAAGTAGACCAAGAAGGAAATATCATCGAACAATACCAGGGTCCTTCGATCGAAGAGATCGAGGCGGAGCTGAGCCGTTATCGCGAAGAGAACGAGGAACAGGTTCGCAAACTTCTCGAAGACGCAAGAAGAAAGGCGGAAGAGATCGAGGAAGAAGGACGCAAACGCGCCTTCCAGATGATCCAGGATTCGAAGGAAAAAGTTAAACTCGAAGAAGACACCGGTAAGGCGAAGGCGGAGCAGATCCTCGACCGCGCCAAGATGGAAGTCGAAAGAATGATCAAGGAAGCCGAGATGAAGGTCGCCGAGATCGAACACGAAGCTTACTTGAAAGGGTACGACGCGGGTCGCGAAGTAGGTTTTAAAAAAGGTCAGGGAGAAGTAAGACGACTCATCGACCGTTTGGGAACCATCGTCGGTAAGGCCATCGACATCCGAGAAGAAATCATCCAAGCTTCCGAAAAACAGATGGTGGAGATGATCCTCATCATCGCGCGCAAGGTCATAAAAGACGAGATCATCGAAAGAAAGGAAATCGTTCTGAACAATATTAGAGAAGCCTTAAAAAGAATCAAGGACCGCGACCGCGTGGATATTCGGGTCAACTTTGCGGACTTGGAACTCACCACGGCCCACAAAGACGAACTTATCAAACTTATGGAATCTCTGCGCAAGGTCAACATCTACGAAGATTCGAGAGTGGATCGGGGCGGCGTTATCATCGAAACCGACGTGGGTGCGATCGATGCGAGAATTTCCACGCAGCTCAAGGAAATCGAGGAAGCGATCCGGAATGCGGAGCCGATCTAA
- the fliJ gene encoding flagellar export protein FliJ: MKRFRFNLEPVLNLRKKKEDEKLKSFSLIAGEINQIRNSIQENEKQIELLTGESYSLSGASLRDYQLHQGYIRSLITQNENLESDIENRRPELDAKREELISAQKDRKILEILKENQYKAYKKSYFKKEKFELEEHYNQLKSIQWRQMNESSESEPAPRVFTYDTGSSPEPANDDSGASELKKIYDRFKK, translated from the coding sequence TTGAAACGATTTCGCTTTAATTTAGAGCCCGTATTGAATCTCCGCAAGAAGAAGGAAGACGAAAAACTAAAAAGTTTCTCCTTGATCGCGGGCGAGATCAATCAGATCCGCAATTCCATTCAGGAGAACGAGAAACAGATCGAACTCCTCACGGGAGAATCCTATTCTCTCAGCGGAGCGTCCCTGCGCGACTATCAACTGCATCAGGGATACATTCGTTCCCTGATCACACAGAATGAAAACTTGGAATCCGATATCGAAAACCGAAGACCGGAACTGGACGCAAAACGTGAGGAACTCATCTCCGCTCAGAAGGACCGAAAGATCCTCGAGATTCTCAAAGAGAATCAATACAAGGCTTACAAGAAATCATACTTCAAAAAAGAAAAGTTCGAACTTGAAGAACATTATAATCAGCTAAAATCCATCCAATGGAGACAAATGAATGAATCCTCTGAATCTGAACCGGCTCCGAGAGTCTTTACATACGATACGGGATCAAGTCCTGAACCCGCAAACGACGACTCGGGAGCTTCCGAACTTAAAAAGATCTACGACCGATTCAAAAAGTGA
- a CDS encoding guanylate kinase: MNSPKLFVLSSVAGGGKSTLIQRLRERHPEILFSVSCTTRAPRPGDKEGVTYFFLTKEEFQKGIAESAFLEWALVHDQYYGTPLKFIEEAFANGSSVIMDIDVQGAKIIQEKLPGKIVTIFILPPSEEEWERRLRGRGTDSEESIVKRIKNGKRELERQNEFDYKIVNDDLDRALAELENIILSDSK; encoded by the coding sequence CTGAATTCTCCCAAACTTTTCGTTCTTTCTTCCGTTGCCGGAGGAGGAAAGTCCACTCTCATTCAAAGACTCAGAGAAAGACACCCGGAAATCCTCTTCTCGGTTTCCTGCACGACCCGCGCGCCTCGTCCCGGAGACAAAGAGGGCGTAACGTATTTCTTTTTAACGAAGGAAGAATTTCAAAAGGGAATTGCTGAGTCCGCTTTTTTGGAATGGGCTCTGGTTCACGATCAATACTACGGTACCCCTTTGAAGTTCATCGAAGAGGCGTTCGCAAACGGTTCTTCCGTGATTATGGATATCGACGTGCAGGGTGCAAAGATCATTCAGGAGAAACTTCCGGGTAAGATCGTGACGATTTTTATTTTGCCGCCGAGCGAAGAGGAATGGGAAAGAAGATTGCGCGGTCGCGGAACCGATTCCGAAGAAAGCATCGTGAAGCGGATAAAAAACGGGAAGCGCGAATTGGAACGTCAGAATGAATTCGATTATAAAATCGTGAACGACGACTTGGATCGCGCTCTCGCAGAGCTGGAGAATATAATTCTTTCGGATTCGAAGTAG
- a CDS encoding periplasmic-type flagellar collar protein FlbB, whose protein sequence is MASLSDKARATYLVLLIFFLLGIGFFVFDYFQIINASEIFPFLRKEPALVNQDNESPSELQKLEFAKAQERFAEELDELEKRKTELMNEKGRLEAEMEKLEEMRKGLIAKEKEMKSSDAEKNSRQKLVKVLADKVGNMPPESAVGMLLNWPDGDIIDVFIQMDKDAEEDGRQTITTYLLTLFPADRRAMITNKWLSRSGGIKTPDIPDDAVEANP, encoded by the coding sequence ATGGCATCGTTAAGCGACAAAGCAAGAGCTACCTATCTCGTTCTTCTCATTTTTTTCTTATTGGGAATCGGTTTTTTCGTTTTTGATTACTTTCAGATCATCAACGCTTCGGAAATTTTTCCGTTTCTCCGCAAGGAACCGGCGCTCGTAAATCAGGACAACGAATCTCCTTCCGAACTTCAAAAACTCGAATTCGCAAAAGCTCAGGAGCGTTTTGCGGAAGAGCTCGACGAACTGGAAAAAAGAAAAACCGAGCTAATGAACGAAAAAGGCCGCCTCGAAGCGGAAATGGAAAAACTCGAGGAAATGCGCAAGGGTCTTATCGCCAAAGAGAAGGAAATGAAATCCTCGGATGCGGAAAAGAACAGCCGTCAAAAACTCGTAAAGGTTCTCGCCGACAAGGTCGGGAACATGCCGCCGGAATCCGCGGTCGGAATGCTCTTAAACTGGCCGGACGGAGATATCATCGACGTTTTTATTCAAATGGACAAGGACGCCGAAGAAGACGGAAGACAGACGATCACGACCTATCTTTTGACCCTCTTCCCTGCGGATCGAAGAGCGATGATCACGAACAAATGGCTGAGCAGATCGGGCGGAATCAAAACACCCGATATTCCCGACGACGCGGTGGAAGCCAACCCTTAA
- a CDS encoding FapA family protein: MGSLLPFLEDQGRELDRIQKEQVEVYGDTLENSLRLAAKHLKKQIHELDYVVLKRGKKKLFGHEPWHIRVSILPEDNFLDELTELDQKLTGGSGKLVSKDLKDFIQPKDKNGRSLVQILRNGVYLTVFPPLGEGRPVEIDEVSKKLVLKGVNGEDDKLVRKIVKEAKGEPILISDQKPRPGMEAKLILDITSDKMKAKVTILPPRPGGRDMDVKDIVNHLKNAGVKYGFKEEEIQRKLEEEFYNQPFLAAEGDYPINGKNAQIIYHVRTSKNVSFREDESGRVDFKDLDLIENVVVGQLLAEKIPAEKGKYGRTLFNELLPAKDGTDTDLKQGKGTILSEDRSKLTAEVNGQVVFATGRLSVETVYRVNGDVGIKTGNVTFLGSIVITGNVEDNYSVKAAGNIEIYGTVQKARVEADGDIIIRQGISGREEAHIESTGGNVIAKFIQSATVITEKDVLVQEGILHSFVSAGGKILCNGKRGQIVGGTVRASELIGARSIGSPANPATELVVGIDPKVLKQIADYEAKMHESQSKHEQVFKSLKTLQARKESDPASFTEEHENQLGKMQKAVEKLDSRIKEFETEINNLKNYMEEKSSHGKISIEKVLYGGVTIKIRNSDYKTRNEIKNKTFVEENGMIRQVPYEDPDPDNKKDWRKKRNRGN; the protein is encoded by the coding sequence ATGGGTTCCCTTTTACCATTCTTAGAAGATCAAGGCAGGGAACTGGATCGAATCCAGAAAGAGCAGGTCGAAGTTTACGGCGATACGCTAGAAAATTCTCTTCGTCTCGCGGCAAAACATCTTAAAAAACAGATCCACGAACTCGACTACGTCGTTTTAAAACGCGGCAAGAAAAAACTGTTCGGTCACGAACCGTGGCATATCCGAGTCTCCATTCTTCCCGAAGACAACTTTCTCGACGAACTCACCGAACTCGATCAGAAACTCACCGGAGGTTCCGGCAAACTCGTATCCAAAGATCTCAAGGATTTCATTCAACCCAAAGATAAAAACGGAAGAAGTCTCGTGCAGATTCTCCGCAACGGAGTTTATCTCACCGTATTTCCTCCGTTAGGCGAAGGTCGTCCCGTGGAAATCGACGAGGTTTCCAAAAAACTCGTTCTCAAAGGAGTGAATGGAGAAGACGACAAACTTGTTCGAAAGATCGTCAAAGAGGCAAAGGGCGAACCGATTCTGATCTCCGATCAAAAACCGAGACCGGGTATGGAGGCCAAACTCATACTCGACATCACGTCCGATAAGATGAAGGCGAAAGTCACCATTCTTCCTCCGAGACCGGGAGGAAGGGATATGGACGTAAAAGACATCGTCAATCATCTCAAAAACGCGGGCGTCAAATACGGATTCAAAGAGGAAGAAATCCAAAGAAAACTCGAAGAGGAATTTTACAACCAACCCTTTCTCGCGGCGGAAGGGGATTATCCGATCAACGGGAAAAACGCGCAGATCATCTATCACGTCCGCACTTCCAAAAACGTTTCCTTCCGAGAGGACGAATCGGGAAGAGTGGACTTCAAGGATTTGGATCTGATCGAAAACGTAGTCGTGGGTCAGTTGCTCGCAGAAAAGATTCCCGCCGAAAAAGGAAAATACGGACGTACGTTATTCAACGAACTTCTTCCCGCAAAAGACGGAACCGATACGGATCTCAAACAAGGTAAGGGGACCATTCTTTCCGAGGATAGAAGCAAACTCACCGCCGAAGTCAACGGTCAAGTCGTGTTCGCAACGGGAAGACTTTCGGTCGAAACCGTTTATCGGGTCAACGGAGACGTGGGAATCAAAACGGGGAACGTCACCTTTCTCGGTTCGATCGTGATTACGGGTAACGTGGAAGACAACTACTCCGTAAAAGCCGCGGGCAATATCGAAATCTACGGAACCGTTCAAAAAGCGAGAGTGGAAGCGGACGGAGACATCATCATTCGTCAGGGAATTTCGGGAAGGGAAGAAGCGCATATCGAATCCACCGGCGGAAACGTGATCGCAAAGTTCATTCAGAGCGCGACCGTGATCACGGAAAAAGACGTTCTCGTTCAAGAAGGAATTCTCCATTCGTTCGTGAGCGCGGGCGGTAAGATTTTGTGCAACGGGAAACGCGGTCAGATCGTGGGCGGGACCGTACGCGCCTCGGAACTGATCGGCGCTCGAAGCATCGGTTCTCCGGCAAACCCCGCGACCGAACTCGTCGTGGGGATCGATCCGAAAGTTCTCAAGCAGATCGCGGACTACGAAGCGAAGATGCACGAAAGTCAGTCCAAACACGAACAGGTTTTTAAAAGTCTGAAGACGCTTCAGGCAAGAAAAGAATCCGATCCGGCTTCGTTTACGGAAGAACACGAGAATCAGCTCGGCAAGATGCAGAAGGCGGTCGAAAAACTGGATTCTCGAATTAAGGAATTCGAAACCGAAATCAACAATCTCAAAAATTATATGGAAGAGAAATCTTCTCATGGAAAGATCAGCATCGAAAAGGTTCTCTACGGCGGCGTGACGATCAAGATCCGAAACTCGGATTACAAGACTCGGAACGAAATCAAGAACAAGACTTTCGTGGAAGAGAACGGAATGATCCGCCAGGTGCCTTACGAAGACCCCGATCCGGACAATAAAAAAGACTGGAGAAAAAAACGAAACCGTGGTAATTAA
- the fliI gene encoding flagellar protein export ATPase FliI, with protein MIEKKFHEKVDVMSKYFLIMDRTETIRKSGKVIRVSGNVIYSEGPPDSKIGELMDVQKSGKEGYLQCEIVGFEGHVYTLMPLGPVEGIYPEAFVFSSGRKLAIPVGKELLGRVLNGVGRPIDKKGHIITKEERPPDNDVPNPLDRPIIRDILMTGVRAVDGILTIGRGQRVGIFSGSGVGKSSLLGMIARYTDADVNVIALVGERGREVNEFIELDLGKEGLQKSVVLAATSDSPKMEQVNCALLATSIAEYFRDQGKHVNLMMDSLTRFAQANREISASNHEPPITRGFSSSVFSKLAKLVERSGTSKSGGTITGFYTVLTEADEMEDPVADAVRGYIDGHIILSRKLAERNHYPAIDVPASLSRVMVRIAPEDQNLRAGMIRELISVYNSAEELIRLNAYVSGSDPRVDLAIRKKDKIDRYLKQKIQERSDYAQAVKGLKDVLDDEQEEEEF; from the coding sequence ATGATTGAAAAGAAGTTTCATGAGAAAGTGGACGTGATGTCCAAATACTTCCTGATCATGGATCGCACCGAAACGATCCGTAAATCGGGAAAGGTCATCCGCGTTTCCGGAAACGTCATCTATTCCGAGGGTCCACCCGACTCCAAAATCGGGGAACTGATGGACGTTCAAAAGAGCGGCAAAGAAGGTTATCTCCAGTGCGAGATCGTAGGCTTTGAAGGCCACGTTTATACTCTGATGCCTCTCGGACCCGTGGAAGGAATTTATCCCGAAGCGTTCGTATTCTCCTCCGGGAGAAAACTCGCAATCCCCGTGGGAAAAGAACTTCTCGGTCGTGTCTTAAACGGCGTCGGAAGACCGATCGATAAAAAAGGTCATATCATCACAAAGGAAGAACGTCCTCCCGACAACGACGTTCCCAATCCGCTCGATCGACCGATCATCCGCGACATTCTGATGACCGGGGTTCGAGCCGTAGACGGAATTCTCACCATAGGAAGAGGACAACGCGTCGGAATCTTTTCCGGTTCCGGTGTCGGTAAATCCAGCTTGCTCGGAATGATCGCTCGTTATACCGATGCGGACGTAAACGTGATCGCGCTCGTCGGAGAACGCGGACGAGAAGTAAACGAATTCATAGAACTCGATCTCGGCAAAGAAGGTCTTCAAAAATCCGTCGTCCTTGCGGCGACATCCGATTCTCCGAAAATGGAACAGGTCAACTGCGCTCTGCTCGCGACTTCCATCGCCGAATATTTCCGCGACCAAGGAAAACACGTGAACCTCATGATGGATTCCTTGACAAGATTCGCTCAGGCAAATCGGGAAATTTCGGCATCCAATCATGAACCTCCTATCACGAGAGGTTTCAGCTCTTCCGTATTTTCTAAACTCGCAAAACTCGTGGAACGTTCCGGGACTTCCAAGTCGGGAGGAACGATCACCGGCTTTTATACCGTTCTTACCGAAGCCGACGAGATGGAAGATCCGGTCGCGGACGCGGTTCGAGGTTATATAGACGGCCATATCATTCTCAGTCGAAAACTCGCGGAACGAAATCATTATCCCGCAATCGACGTTCCCGCTTCTCTTTCCCGGGTCATGGTAAGAATCGCACCGGAAGATCAAAACCTGAGAGCAGGAATGATCCGCGAACTCATCAGCGTTTACAACTCGGCCGAAGAATTGATCCGCTTGAATGCGTACGTTTCCGGTTCGGACCCGCGCGTGGATCTTGCGATTCGCAAGAAAGACAAGATCGATCGTTATCTGAAACAGAAAATTCAGGAAAGAAGCGACTACGCTCAGGCTGTAAAAGGTTTGAAAGACGTCCTCGACGACGAACAGGAAGAAGAGGAATTCTAA
- a CDS encoding FliG C-terminal domain-containing protein has translation MNSLSSRQNRAGSLLRILGEHLPPEVYRHLGPEATGKLLETFHKTGKPDSKEEREVLSSFLNSLTRIQKEESIDPESLNLIRELEALLKEEKEERDLLQELKTKSAEEISRIVSGENSDMIALVLCFGDPDAAAAVLNDFPEARKEEILIQIHDLDLSSEYEKNRLERFLKFKLEALALEEKSLPIKNQRGKKAADLLGRLQPGDSQKIFDRIREKRPGFAENIIEHFFRMEDLLFLEREPLNRFFSSFHPIVLACALKGTETEVQIAILEKLEPALSSSIRLESDSMGPISLAEMETAQNGILERLRDAIEEGSIKFWRAT, from the coding sequence ATGAATTCCCTGTCCTCCAGACAAAACAGAGCGGGAAGTCTCCTCCGGATCTTAGGGGAGCATCTCCCTCCGGAAGTCTACCGCCACTTAGGTCCGGAAGCGACGGGGAAACTTCTTGAAACGTTTCACAAAACCGGAAAGCCGGATTCGAAAGAAGAGAGAGAGGTTCTCTCTTCTTTCTTAAACTCTCTCACAAGAATTCAAAAAGAAGAAAGTATCGATCCCGAGAGTCTCAACCTGATCCGGGAACTCGAAGCGCTTCTTAAAGAGGAAAAGGAAGAACGGGATCTTCTCCAAGAACTGAAGACAAAAAGCGCGGAAGAAATCTCCAGAATCGTTTCCGGTGAAAACTCTGACATGATCGCCTTGGTTCTCTGCTTCGGAGATCCGGACGCTGCGGCTGCGGTGTTAAACGACTTCCCCGAAGCGAGAAAAGAGGAGATTTTGATCCAGATCCACGATTTGGATCTTTCCAGCGAATACGAGAAGAATCGCCTGGAACGTTTTCTGAAATTTAAACTCGAAGCCTTGGCTCTCGAAGAAAAAAGCCTTCCGATCAAAAACCAGAGAGGGAAAAAGGCCGCAGACCTTTTGGGTCGTTTACAACCCGGAGATTCGCAAAAAATCTTCGATCGCATCCGCGAGAAGCGCCCCGGTTTTGCCGAAAATATAATTGAACACTTCTTTCGGATGGAAGATCTGTTATTCTTGGAAAGGGAGCCGTTGAACCGGTTCTTTTCCTCCTTTCATCCGATCGTGCTCGCGTGCGCCCTGAAAGGCACGGAAACGGAAGTTCAGATCGCCATTCTTGAAAAACTGGAACCGGCCCTCTCCTCTTCCATCCGCTTGGAATCCGATTCGATGGGACCGATCAGTCTCGCCGAAATGGAGACCGCTCAGAACGGAATCCTGGAAAGACTCCGGGACGCGATCGAAGAAGGAAGTATCAAATTTTGGAGAGCGACCTAA
- the fliF gene encoding flagellar basal-body MS-ring/collar protein FliF translates to MPEQLQKILNNVRDFFTSLDTTKKLILGGVALTVLIAIGILSTISLQKNRVVLFKDLTSKDFAEVTKKLDSLGYQYGSSDTSVITVDPEQRQEIVTKLAQENLIPAGVQGWELFNVDKFTETQFDKDIKKYRALKGAIEQSLMTLRSVDKAYVNIAFPEDELFTSNASPVKASVILHYIPGVESLSRKEVKGIVNLVSRAVPKLKPENVSVADADGKIISDFEEDLEKERLELRIVQEKLRIGEEQRIQRLIDMRNTLRWLLGGEERVDITRFEYNLNWDKESYKDNSVSPVVAIPDNPNTPYSELKLVDGYSLKVSSKETKEDFKGRGFTPDGPAGTEPNIPPGYKDTDYQKSEYSKSENINNYEFNRRVSEVQKQPWKVEKVNLSVVIDGMWEKKEREDGTGFDRKYIPVSDDELRQIRKNLEAAVGIDKARGDQISVITIPKDRSAQFAAEDEELRKQKAIRQMIIASLIIILLLIVSILVYRAVKKEIARRRRLREEELAAQQQMMREAALRVMDEGGAEVELSLDEKYRRELLENAINLAREKPEEVAQLLRTWLSEEEAS, encoded by the coding sequence ATGCCTGAGCAGTTACAGAAAATCTTAAACAACGTCCGGGACTTTTTCACAAGCCTGGACACGACTAAAAAACTTATACTCGGAGGGGTGGCGTTAACCGTTCTCATCGCGATCGGAATCCTTTCCACGATTTCCCTTCAAAAGAACCGAGTGGTTTTGTTTAAGGACTTAACGAGCAAGGACTTTGCCGAAGTCACCAAAAAACTCGATTCTCTCGGGTATCAATACGGCTCGTCCGATACGAGCGTCATCACGGTCGATCCCGAACAAAGACAAGAAATCGTAACCAAACTCGCTCAGGAGAATCTAATTCCCGCGGGAGTTCAAGGATGGGAACTTTTCAACGTGGATAAGTTCACCGAAACACAATTCGATAAGGACATCAAAAAGTATAGAGCCTTAAAAGGTGCGATCGAACAATCCTTGATGACTCTTCGTTCCGTCGACAAGGCTTACGTCAACATCGCCTTTCCCGAAGACGAACTTTTTACTTCGAACGCTTCTCCCGTTAAGGCTTCCGTAATTCTCCACTACATTCCGGGCGTCGAATCCCTTTCCAGAAAAGAAGTCAAAGGGATCGTCAACTTGGTTTCCAGAGCGGTTCCCAAGTTAAAACCCGAAAACGTAAGCGTTGCGGACGCGGACGGAAAGATCATCAGCGATTTCGAAGAGGACTTGGAAAAAGAAAGACTGGAACTCAGGATCGTTCAAGAGAAATTAAGAATCGGCGAAGAACAAAGAATCCAACGATTGATCGACATGAGAAACACTCTTCGTTGGTTGCTCGGCGGAGAAGAAAGAGTCGATATTACACGTTTTGAATATAATCTAAATTGGGACAAGGAATCCTACAAAGACAACTCCGTTTCTCCGGTTGTCGCCATTCCCGATAATCCGAACACTCCTTATTCCGAATTAAAACTCGTCGACGGTTATTCTCTCAAAGTCTCTTCCAAAGAAACCAAAGAAGACTTCAAAGGAAGAGGTTTTACTCCGGACGGCCCTGCGGGAACCGAGCCGAACATTCCTCCCGGTTACAAGGACACCGATTATCAAAAATCGGAATACAGCAAATCCGAAAACATCAACAACTACGAATTCAACAGAAGAGTTTCCGAAGTTCAAAAACAACCTTGGAAAGTGGAGAAGGTCAATCTCTCCGTAGTCATCGACGGAATGTGGGAAAAGAAAGAGAGAGAAGACGGAACCGGCTTTGATCGCAAATACATTCCCGTCTCCGACGACGAACTCAGACAGATTCGTAAAAACCTCGAAGCCGCGGTCGGAATCGACAAAGCGAGAGGGGATCAAATTTCCGTGATTACGATCCCGAAAGACAGATCGGCTCAGTTCGCCGCGGAAGACGAAGAACTTCGCAAGCAGAAGGCGATTCGTCAGATGATCATCGCATCCTTAATCATCATTCTTCTTTTGATCGTAAGCATCCTGGTTTACAGAGCGGTTAAAAAAGAAATCGCAAGAAGAAGAAGACTCAGAGAAGAAGAACTTGCCGCTCAACAGCAGATGATGAGAGAAGCCGCGCTCCGCGTCATGGACGAAGGCGGAGCCGAAGTCGAACTCTCTCTGGATGAAAAATACAGAAGAGAACTTCTCGAAAACGCGATCAACCTCGCCAGAGAAAAACCGGAAGAAGTCGCACAACTTCTCCGCACATGGCTCTCTGAAGAGGAAGCGAGCTGA
- a CDS encoding DUF370 domain-containing protein: MSQFSVLNVGFGNIVLVSKIVSIIHSDSASAKRIRNEAKTNNSLIDATQGKKTRSIIVTDSNHLILSNLRVESLTKRIESSDNSIASEEEDLD, encoded by the coding sequence ATGTCCCAGTTTAGCGTATTGAACGTAGGATTCGGGAATATCGTTCTGGTTTCTAAGATCGTCAGCATCATTCATTCGGATTCGGCGTCCGCCAAACGGATCCGCAACGAAGCCAAGACGAATAACAGCCTGATCGACGCCACTCAAGGAAAGAAAACCCGTTCGATCATCGTGACCGACAGCAATCATCTCATTCTTTCCAATTTGAGAGTGGAGTCCCTTACAAAACGAATCGAATCCAGCGACAACTCGATCGCTTCCGAAGAGGAAGACTTAGACTGA
- a CDS encoding transporter: MNLKVNSIFIIFFVCVFATLPISAKKKTNSAPAKVSGYELVSNPSAAFGKTIHISGTVSEILYKGNSIRFVVYFSGKPVALDSDASNLISNVQVGSSVSVCGFYLKDRELKVNGNPTTMPFILVDAPDCR; encoded by the coding sequence ATGAACCTGAAAGTAAATTCAATTTTTATAATATTTTTTGTATGCGTGTTTGCGACGCTTCCGATTTCCGCAAAAAAGAAAACGAATTCCGCTCCTGCGAAAGTGAGCGGTTACGAACTCGTTTCCAATCCGTCCGCGGCTTTCGGAAAAACGATTCATATCTCCGGAACCGTTTCGGAGATATTATACAAGGGAAACTCGATCCGCTTTGTGGTCTATTTTTCCGGAAAACCGGTCGCGTTGGACTCGGACGCTTCCAACCTCATTTCCAACGTTCAGGTGGGAAGCAGCGTATCCGTTTGCGGATTTTATCTCAAAGACCGCGAACTGAAGGTCAACGGAAATCCAACGACGATGCCGTTCATTTTGGTGGATGCCCCTGATTGCAGATAA
- a CDS encoding GNAT family N-acetyltransferase, with amino-acid sequence MNLTLIPVLKIHKLKLSEGKDRLADYLGLNIPTSWPTFPEAFLVTDQDSKKDEPEKPNLWGGYFFINPILKSLIGNGGYTGAPDSAGSVEIGYEIAPEFWNQGYATLAAKQLIELAFKQPNVLQVKATTLAEENASNSVLKKCGMKFVSEEPNEELGKVWVFGIDRKDFENPKR; translated from the coding sequence ATGAATCTAACGTTAATCCCCGTTCTTAAAATCCATAAATTGAAACTTTCCGAAGGCAAAGACCGACTCGCCGATTATTTAGGTTTGAATATTCCGACATCCTGGCCCACATTTCCCGAGGCCTTTTTAGTTACCGATCAGGATTCAAAAAAGGATGAGCCGGAAAAACCGAATTTATGGGGAGGTTATTTTTTTATAAACCCGATCCTCAAAAGTTTGATTGGAAACGGCGGTTATACCGGCGCTCCGGATTCCGCGGGCTCGGTGGAAATCGGTTACGAAATCGCGCCCGAATTTTGGAATCAAGGCTACGCGACTCTTGCAGCCAAGCAGTTGATCGAATTGGCATTCAAACAACCGAATGTTCTTCAAGTAAAGGCAACCACTTTAGCGGAGGAAAACGCGTCGAACTCCGTTTTGAAAAAATGCGGAATGAAATTCGTATCCGAAGAACCGAACGAAGAACTTGGAAAAGTTTGGGTATTTGGGATCGATAGGAAAGATTTCGAAAACCCAAAGCGCTGA